A section of the Meles meles chromosome 8, mMelMel3.1 paternal haplotype, whole genome shotgun sequence genome encodes:
- the PC gene encoding pyruvate carboxylase, mitochondrial isoform X1: MNTDSSCLLRADRKLKMLKFQTVRGGLRLLGIRRTSTAPAASPNVRRLEYKPIKKVMVANRGEIAIRVFRACTELGIRTVAVYSEQDTGQMHRQKADEAYLIGRGLAPVQAYLHIPDIIKVAKENNVDAVHPGYGFLSERADFAQACQDAGVRFIGPSPEVVRKMGDKVEARAIAIAAGVPVVPGTDAPITSLHEAHEFSNTYGFPIIFKAAYGGGGRGMRVVHSYEELEENYNRAYSEALAAFGNGALFVEKFIEKPRHIEVQILGDQYGNILHLYERDCSIQRRHQKVVEIAPAAHLDPQLRTRLTSDSVKLAKQVGYENAGTVEFLVDRHGKHYFIEVNSRLQVEHTVTEEITDVDLVHAQIHVAEGRSLPDLGLRQENIRINGCAIQCRVTTEDPARSFQPDTGRIEVFRSGEGMGIRLDNASAFQGAVISPHYDSLLVKVIAHGKDHPTAATKMSRALAEFRVRGVKTNIPFLQNVLNNQQFLAGTVDTQFIDENPDLFQLRPAQNRAQKLLHYLGHVMVNGPTTPIPVKASPSPTDPLVPTVPIGPPPAGFRDILLREGPEGFARAVRNHQGLLLMDTTFRDAHQSLLATRVRTHDLKKISPYVAHNFSNLFSIENWGGATFDVAMRFLYECPWRRLQELRELIPNIPFQMLLRGANAVGYTNYPDNVVFKFCEVAKENGMDVFRVFDSLNYMPNLLLGMEAAGSAGGVVEAAISYTGDVADPSRTKYSLQYYMGLAEELVRAGTHILCIKDMAGLLKPAACTMLVSSLRDRFPELPLHIHTHDTSGAGVAAMLACAQAGADVVDVAADSMSGMTSQPSMGALVACTRGTPLDTGVPLERVFDYSEYWEGARGLYAAFDCTATMKSGNSDVYENEIPGGQYTNLHFQAHSMGLGSKFKEVKKAYVEANQMLGDLIKVTPSSKIVGDLAQFMVQNGLSRAEAEAQAEELSFPRSVVEFLQGYIGIPHGGFPEPFRSKVLKDLPRVEGRPGASLPPLDLQMLEKELIEQHGEEVTPEDVLSAAIYPDVFAHFKDFTATFGPLDSLNTRLFLQGPRIAEEFEVELERGKTLHIKALAVSDLNRAGQRQVFFELNGQLRSILVKDTQAMKEMHFHPKALKDVKGQIGAPMPGKVIDIKVAAGAKVAKGQPLCVLSAMKMETVVTSPMEGTVRKVHVTTDMTLEGDDLILEME, encoded by the exons ATGCTGAAGTTCCAAACCGTCCGTGGGGGCCTGAGGCTCCTGGGGATCCGCCGAACCTCCACCGCCCCCGCTGCCTCCCCAAATGTCCGGCGCTTGGAGTACAAGCCCATCAAGAAAGTTATGGTGGCCAACAGAG GTGAGATCGCCATCCGTGTGTTCCGGGCCTGCACGGAGCTGGGTATCCGCACTGTGGCCGTGTACTCGGAGCAGGACACGGGCCAGATGCACCGACAGAAAGCAGACGAAGCCTACCTCATCGGCCGCGGCCTCGCCCCGGTGCAGGCCTATCTCCACATCCCAGACATCATCAAGGTGGCCAAG GAAAACAACGTGGATGCCGTGCACCCTGGCTACGGGTTCCTGTCGGAGCGCGCAGACTTTGCCCAGGCCTGCCAGGATGCCGGGGTCCGCTTCATTGGGCCAAGCCCTGAGGTGGTCCGCAAGATGGGAGATAAGGTGGAGGCCCGGGCCATTGCCATTGCCGCAG GTGTCCCCGTGGTCCCTGGCACAGATGCCCCCATCACCTCCCTGCACGAGGCCCATGAGTTCTCCAACACCTACGGCTTCCCCATTATCTTCAAGGCCGCCtatgggggcggggggcgtgGCATGAGGGTCGTGCACAGCTATGAG GAGCTGGAGGAGAACTACAACCGGGCGTACTCAGAGGCTCTGGCCGCCTTCGGGAATGGGGCGCTGTTTGTGGAGAAGTTCATCGAGAAGCCACGCCACATCGAGGTGCAGATCCTGG GAGACCAGTACGGGAATATTCTGCACCTGTACGAGCGAGACTGTTCCATCCAGCGGCGGCATCAGAAGGTGGTCGAGATTGCCCCCGCTGCCCACCTGGACCCCCAGCTTCGGACGAGGCTCACCAGTGACTCCGTCAAACTTGCTAAGCAG GTGGGCTACGAGAACGCGGGCACCGTGGAGTTCCTGGTAGACAGACACGGCAAGCACTACTTCATCGAGGTCAACTCCCGCCTGCAGGTGGAGCACACTGTCACCGAGGAGATCACCGA TGTGGACCTGGTCCACGCCCAGATCCACGTGGCTGAGGGCCGGAGCCTGCCCGACCTGGGCCTGCGGCAGGAGAACATCCGCATCAATGGCTGCGCCATCCAGTGCCGGGTCACCACGGAGGACCCCGCGCGCAGCTTCCAGCCGGACACTGGCCGCATCGAG GTGTTCCGGAGCGGAGAGGGCATGGGCATCCGCCTGGATAACGCGTCGGCCTTCCAAGGGGCTGTCATCTCCCCACACTATGACTCCCTGCTCGTCAAAGTCATCGCCCACGGCAAAGACCACCCTACAGCTGCCACCAAGATGAGCAGAGCCCTTGCCGAGTTCCGGGTCCGAGGTGTAAAG ACCAACATCCCCTTCCTGCAGAACGTGCTCAACAACCAGCAGTTCCTGGCAGGCACCGTGGACACCCAGTTCATCGATGAGAACCCGGACCTGTTCCAGCTGCGGCCTGCGCAGAACCGGGCTCAGAAGCTGCTGCACTACCTCG GTCATGTCATGGTGAATGGCCCAACCACCCCAATCCCCGTCAaggccagccccagccccacggACCCTCTTGTCCCTACGGTGCCCATAG GCCCGCCCCCGGCCGGTTTCAGAGACATCCTGCTGCGGGAGGGGCCGGAGGGCTTTGCTCGAGCTGTCCGGAACCACCAGGGGCTGCTGCTGATGGACACGACCTTCCGGGACGCCCACCAGTCACTGCTGGCCACTCGTGTGCGAACCCACGATCTCAAAAAGATTTCCCCCTATGTCGCCCACAACTTCAGCAACCTCTTCAGCATAGAAAACTGGGGAG GAGCCACGTTCGATGTTGCGATGCGCTTCCTGTACGAGTGTCCCTGGCGGCGGCTTCAGGAGCTCCGGGAGCTCATCCCCAACATCCCATTCCAGATGCTGCTGCGGGGGGCCAACGCCGTGGGCTACACCAACTACCCCGACAACGTGGTCTTCAA GTTCTGTGAGGTGGCCAAGGAGAACGGCATGGACGTCTTCCGGGTCTTTGACTCCCTCAACTACATGCCCAAtctgctgctgggcatggaggccgCGGGCAGTGCCGGCGGTGTGGTGGAGGCCGCCATCTCCTACACCGGGGACGTGGCCGACCCCAGCCGCACCAAATACTCACTCCAGTACTACATGGGCTTGGCTGAAGAGCTCGTGCGAGCCGGCACCCACATCCTGTGCATCAAG GACATGGCAGGGCTGCTGAAGCCAGCGGCCTGCACCATGCTGGTCAGCTCCCTCAGGGACCGGTTCCCCGAGCTGCCGCTGCACATCCACACCCACGACACCTCAGGGGCGGGTGTGGCGGCGATGCTGGCCTGTGCCCAGGCTGGGGCCGATGTGGTGGATGTGGCAGCTGATTCCATGTCCGGGATGACTTCACAGCCCAGCATGGGGGCCCTGGTAGCCTGCACCCGAGGGACTCCCCTGGACACAG GGGTGCCTCTGGAGCGGGTGTTTGACTACAGTGAGTACTGGGAGGGGGCCCGGGGACTGTACGCGGCCTTCGACTGCACGGCCACCATGAAGTCGGGCAATTCGGACGTGTATGAGAACGAGATCCCAGGGGGCCAGTACACCAACCTGCACTTCCAGGCCCACAGCATGGGGCTTGGCTCCAAGTTCAAGGAGGTCAAGAAAGCCTATGTAGAGGCCAACCAGATGCTGGGCGACCTCATCAAG GTGACCCCGTCCTCCAAGATCGTGGGGGACCTGGCCCAGTTCATGGTGCAGAATGGGCTGAGCcgggcggaggcggaagcccagGCAGAAGAACTGTCCTTCCCCCGCTCCGTGGTGGAGTTCCTGCAGGGCTACATTGGCATTCCCCACGGGGGGTTCCCTGAGCCCTTTCGCTCTAAG GTGCTAAAGGACCTGCCGAGGGTGGAGGGGCGGCCTGgagcctccctcccacccctggaTCTGCAGATGCTGGAGAAGGAGCTGATAGAGCAGCATGGCGAGGAGGTGACCCCAGAGGATGTGCTCTCGGCGGCCATATATCCGGATGTCTTTGCCCACTTCAAGGACTTCACGGCTACTTTTGGCCCCCTGGACAGCCTCAATACCCGCCTCTTCCTGCAGGGACCCAGAATTGCGGAGGAGTTTGAG GTGGAGCTGGAGCGGGGCAAGACACTGCACATCAAAGCCCTCGCCGTGAGTGACCTGAACCGGGCTGGCCAGAGGCAGGTCTTCTTTGAGCTCAACGGACAACTGCGGTCCATTCTGGTCAAGGACACTCAGGCCATGAAG
- the LRFN4 gene encoding leucine-rich repeat and fibronectin type-III domain-containing protein 4 — protein MAPPLLLLLLASGAAACPLPCVCQNLSESLSTLCAHRGLLFVPPNVDRRTVELRLADNFIQALGPPDFRNMTGLVDLTLSRNAITRIGARAFGDLESLRSLHLDGNRLVELGSGSLRGPVNLQHLILSGNQLGRISPGAFDDFLDSLEDLDLSYNNLRQVPWAGIGAMPALHTLNLDHNLIDALPPGAFAQLSQLSRLDLTSNRLATLAPDPLFSRGRDAEASPAPLVLSFSGNPLHCNCELLWLRRLARPDDLETCASPPGLAGRYFWAVPEGEFSCEPPLIARHTQRLWVLEGQRATLRCRALGDPAPTMHWVGPDDRLVGNSSRARAFPNGTLEIGVTGSGDAGGYTCIATNPAGEATARVELRVLALPHGGNGSAEGGRPGPSDIAASARTAAEGEGTLESEPAVQVTEVTATSGLVSWGPGRPADPVWMFQIQYNSSEDETLIYRIVPASSHHFLLKHLVPGADYDLCLLALSPAAGPSDLTATRLLGCAHFSTLPAAPLCHALQAHVLGGTLTVAVGGVLVAALLVFTVALLVRGRGAGNGRLPLKLSHVQSQTNGGPSPTPKAHPPRSPPPRPQRSCSLDLGDAGGCYGYARRLGGAWARRSHSVHGGLLGAGCRGVGGSTEQLEESVV, from the exons ATGGCCCCGCcactcctgctgctgctgctggccagCGGAGCGGCCGCCTGCCCACTGCCCTGTGTCTGCCAGAACCTGTCCGAGTCGCTCAGCACCCTCTGTGCCCACCGCGGCCTGCTGTTCGTGCCGCCCAACGTGGACCGGCGCACAGTGGAGTTGCGGCTGGCTGACAACTTCATCCAGGCCTTGGGGCCGCCAGACTTCCGAAACATGACGGGGCTGGTGGACCTGACGCTGTCCCGGAACGCCATCACCCGCATCGGGGCCCGCGCTTTCGGGGACCTGGAGAGCCTGCGCTCGCTGCACCTGGACGGCAACAGGCTGGTGGAGCTGGGCTCCGGCAGCCTCCGCGGCCCCGTCAACCTGCAGCACCTCATCCTCAGCGGCAACCAGCTGGGCCGCATCTCGCCCGGGGCCTTCGACGACTTCCTGGACAGCCTGGAGGACCTGGACCTGTCCTACAACAACCTGCGGCAGGTGCCCTGGGCGGGCATCGGCGCCATGCCCGCGCTGCACACCCTCAACCTGGACCACAACCTCATTGACGCGCTGCCCCCAGGCGCCTTCGCCCAGCTCAGCCAACTCTCCCGCCTCGACCTCACGTCCAACCGCCTGGCCACGCTGGCCCCCGACCCGCTCTTCTCCCGGGGCCGCGACGCCGAGGCCTCGCCCGCCCCCCTGGTGCTGAGCTTCAGCGGGAACCCCCTGCACTGCAACTGCGAGCTGCTGTGGCTGCGGCGGCTGGCGCGGCCCGACGACCTGGAGACGTGCGCCTCcccgccgggcctggccggcCGCTACTTCTGGGCCGTGCCCGAAGGCGAGTTCTCCTGTGAGCCCCCGCTCATCGCGCGCCACACGCAGCGCCTCTGGGTGCTGGAGGGCCAGCGGGCCACACTGCGGTGCCGGGCCCTCGGCGACCCCGCGCCCACTATGCACTGGGTCGGCCCTGACGACCGGCTGGTCGGCAACTCCTCCCGAGCCCGGGCTTTCCCCAATGGGACCCTGGAGATCGGGGTGACGGGCTCCGGGGATGCAGGGGGCTACACCTGCATTGCCACCAACCCTGCGGGCGAGGCCACAGCCCGGGTCGAGCTCCGCGTGCTGGCCTTGCCCCACGGCGGGAATGGCAGCGCGGAGGGGGGCCGCCCGGGGCCGTCGGACATTGCTGCCTCGGCCCGCACCGCCGCCGAGGGCGAGGGGACATTGGAGTCTGAGCCAGCTGTGCAGGTGACGGAGGTGACTGCGACCTCAGGGCTGGTGAGCTGGGGGCCGGGGCGGCCTGCAGACCCCGTGTGGATGTTCCAGATCCAGTACAACAGCAGCGAGGACGAGACCCTCATCTACCG GATCGTCCCGGCCTCCAGCCACCACTTCCTGCTGAAGCACCTCGTCCCCGGTGCCGACTATGACCTCTGCCTGCTGGCCCTGTCCCCTGCCGCTGGGCCTTCCGACCTCACAGCCACTAGGCTGCTGGGCTGTGCCCACTTCTCTACGCTACCGGCTGCACCCCTGTGCCATGCCCTGCAGGCCCACGTGCTGGGCGGGACCCTGACCGTGGCCGTGGGGGGTGTGCTGGTGGCTGCCTTACTGGTCTTCACTGTGGCCTTGCTGGTTCGGGGCCGGGGGGCCGGGAACGGCCGCCTCCCCCTCAAGCTCAGCCACGTCCAATCCCAGACCAATGGAGGCCCCAGCCCCACGCCCAAGGCCCACCCGCCGCGGAGCCCGCCGCCGCGGCCACAACGCAGCTGCTCCCTGGACCTGGGAGACGCCGGCGGGTGCTACGGTTACGCCAGGCGCCTTGGAGGGGCCTGGGCCCGGAGGAGCCACTCTGTGCATGGGGGGCTGCTCGGGGCAGggtgccggggggtggggggcagcacgGAGCAGCTGGAGGAGAGTGTGGTGTGA
- the PC gene encoding pyruvate carboxylase, mitochondrial isoform X2 yields the protein MLKFQTVRGGLRLLGIRRTSTAPAASPNVRRLEYKPIKKVMVANRGEIAIRVFRACTELGIRTVAVYSEQDTGQMHRQKADEAYLIGRGLAPVQAYLHIPDIIKVAKENNVDAVHPGYGFLSERADFAQACQDAGVRFIGPSPEVVRKMGDKVEARAIAIAAGVPVVPGTDAPITSLHEAHEFSNTYGFPIIFKAAYGGGGRGMRVVHSYEELEENYNRAYSEALAAFGNGALFVEKFIEKPRHIEVQILGDQYGNILHLYERDCSIQRRHQKVVEIAPAAHLDPQLRTRLTSDSVKLAKQVGYENAGTVEFLVDRHGKHYFIEVNSRLQVEHTVTEEITDVDLVHAQIHVAEGRSLPDLGLRQENIRINGCAIQCRVTTEDPARSFQPDTGRIEVFRSGEGMGIRLDNASAFQGAVISPHYDSLLVKVIAHGKDHPTAATKMSRALAEFRVRGVKTNIPFLQNVLNNQQFLAGTVDTQFIDENPDLFQLRPAQNRAQKLLHYLGHVMVNGPTTPIPVKASPSPTDPLVPTVPIGPPPAGFRDILLREGPEGFARAVRNHQGLLLMDTTFRDAHQSLLATRVRTHDLKKISPYVAHNFSNLFSIENWGGATFDVAMRFLYECPWRRLQELRELIPNIPFQMLLRGANAVGYTNYPDNVVFKFCEVAKENGMDVFRVFDSLNYMPNLLLGMEAAGSAGGVVEAAISYTGDVADPSRTKYSLQYYMGLAEELVRAGTHILCIKDMAGLLKPAACTMLVSSLRDRFPELPLHIHTHDTSGAGVAAMLACAQAGADVVDVAADSMSGMTSQPSMGALVACTRGTPLDTGVPLERVFDYSEYWEGARGLYAAFDCTATMKSGNSDVYENEIPGGQYTNLHFQAHSMGLGSKFKEVKKAYVEANQMLGDLIKVTPSSKIVGDLAQFMVQNGLSRAEAEAQAEELSFPRSVVEFLQGYIGIPHGGFPEPFRSKVLKDLPRVEGRPGASLPPLDLQMLEKELIEQHGEEVTPEDVLSAAIYPDVFAHFKDFTATFGPLDSLNTRLFLQGPRIAEEFEVELERGKTLHIKALAVSDLNRAGQRQVFFELNGQLRSILVKDTQAMKEMHFHPKALKDVKGQIGAPMPGKVIDIKVAAGAKVAKGQPLCVLSAMKMETVVTSPMEGTVRKVHVTTDMTLEGDDLILEME from the exons ATGCTGAAGTTCCAAACCGTCCGTGGGGGCCTGAGGCTCCTGGGGATCCGCCGAACCTCCACCGCCCCCGCTGCCTCCCCAAATGTCCGGCGCTTGGAGTACAAGCCCATCAAGAAAGTTATGGTGGCCAACAGAG GTGAGATCGCCATCCGTGTGTTCCGGGCCTGCACGGAGCTGGGTATCCGCACTGTGGCCGTGTACTCGGAGCAGGACACGGGCCAGATGCACCGACAGAAAGCAGACGAAGCCTACCTCATCGGCCGCGGCCTCGCCCCGGTGCAGGCCTATCTCCACATCCCAGACATCATCAAGGTGGCCAAG GAAAACAACGTGGATGCCGTGCACCCTGGCTACGGGTTCCTGTCGGAGCGCGCAGACTTTGCCCAGGCCTGCCAGGATGCCGGGGTCCGCTTCATTGGGCCAAGCCCTGAGGTGGTCCGCAAGATGGGAGATAAGGTGGAGGCCCGGGCCATTGCCATTGCCGCAG GTGTCCCCGTGGTCCCTGGCACAGATGCCCCCATCACCTCCCTGCACGAGGCCCATGAGTTCTCCAACACCTACGGCTTCCCCATTATCTTCAAGGCCGCCtatgggggcggggggcgtgGCATGAGGGTCGTGCACAGCTATGAG GAGCTGGAGGAGAACTACAACCGGGCGTACTCAGAGGCTCTGGCCGCCTTCGGGAATGGGGCGCTGTTTGTGGAGAAGTTCATCGAGAAGCCACGCCACATCGAGGTGCAGATCCTGG GAGACCAGTACGGGAATATTCTGCACCTGTACGAGCGAGACTGTTCCATCCAGCGGCGGCATCAGAAGGTGGTCGAGATTGCCCCCGCTGCCCACCTGGACCCCCAGCTTCGGACGAGGCTCACCAGTGACTCCGTCAAACTTGCTAAGCAG GTGGGCTACGAGAACGCGGGCACCGTGGAGTTCCTGGTAGACAGACACGGCAAGCACTACTTCATCGAGGTCAACTCCCGCCTGCAGGTGGAGCACACTGTCACCGAGGAGATCACCGA TGTGGACCTGGTCCACGCCCAGATCCACGTGGCTGAGGGCCGGAGCCTGCCCGACCTGGGCCTGCGGCAGGAGAACATCCGCATCAATGGCTGCGCCATCCAGTGCCGGGTCACCACGGAGGACCCCGCGCGCAGCTTCCAGCCGGACACTGGCCGCATCGAG GTGTTCCGGAGCGGAGAGGGCATGGGCATCCGCCTGGATAACGCGTCGGCCTTCCAAGGGGCTGTCATCTCCCCACACTATGACTCCCTGCTCGTCAAAGTCATCGCCCACGGCAAAGACCACCCTACAGCTGCCACCAAGATGAGCAGAGCCCTTGCCGAGTTCCGGGTCCGAGGTGTAAAG ACCAACATCCCCTTCCTGCAGAACGTGCTCAACAACCAGCAGTTCCTGGCAGGCACCGTGGACACCCAGTTCATCGATGAGAACCCGGACCTGTTCCAGCTGCGGCCTGCGCAGAACCGGGCTCAGAAGCTGCTGCACTACCTCG GTCATGTCATGGTGAATGGCCCAACCACCCCAATCCCCGTCAaggccagccccagccccacggACCCTCTTGTCCCTACGGTGCCCATAG GCCCGCCCCCGGCCGGTTTCAGAGACATCCTGCTGCGGGAGGGGCCGGAGGGCTTTGCTCGAGCTGTCCGGAACCACCAGGGGCTGCTGCTGATGGACACGACCTTCCGGGACGCCCACCAGTCACTGCTGGCCACTCGTGTGCGAACCCACGATCTCAAAAAGATTTCCCCCTATGTCGCCCACAACTTCAGCAACCTCTTCAGCATAGAAAACTGGGGAG GAGCCACGTTCGATGTTGCGATGCGCTTCCTGTACGAGTGTCCCTGGCGGCGGCTTCAGGAGCTCCGGGAGCTCATCCCCAACATCCCATTCCAGATGCTGCTGCGGGGGGCCAACGCCGTGGGCTACACCAACTACCCCGACAACGTGGTCTTCAA GTTCTGTGAGGTGGCCAAGGAGAACGGCATGGACGTCTTCCGGGTCTTTGACTCCCTCAACTACATGCCCAAtctgctgctgggcatggaggccgCGGGCAGTGCCGGCGGTGTGGTGGAGGCCGCCATCTCCTACACCGGGGACGTGGCCGACCCCAGCCGCACCAAATACTCACTCCAGTACTACATGGGCTTGGCTGAAGAGCTCGTGCGAGCCGGCACCCACATCCTGTGCATCAAG GACATGGCAGGGCTGCTGAAGCCAGCGGCCTGCACCATGCTGGTCAGCTCCCTCAGGGACCGGTTCCCCGAGCTGCCGCTGCACATCCACACCCACGACACCTCAGGGGCGGGTGTGGCGGCGATGCTGGCCTGTGCCCAGGCTGGGGCCGATGTGGTGGATGTGGCAGCTGATTCCATGTCCGGGATGACTTCACAGCCCAGCATGGGGGCCCTGGTAGCCTGCACCCGAGGGACTCCCCTGGACACAG GGGTGCCTCTGGAGCGGGTGTTTGACTACAGTGAGTACTGGGAGGGGGCCCGGGGACTGTACGCGGCCTTCGACTGCACGGCCACCATGAAGTCGGGCAATTCGGACGTGTATGAGAACGAGATCCCAGGGGGCCAGTACACCAACCTGCACTTCCAGGCCCACAGCATGGGGCTTGGCTCCAAGTTCAAGGAGGTCAAGAAAGCCTATGTAGAGGCCAACCAGATGCTGGGCGACCTCATCAAG GTGACCCCGTCCTCCAAGATCGTGGGGGACCTGGCCCAGTTCATGGTGCAGAATGGGCTGAGCcgggcggaggcggaagcccagGCAGAAGAACTGTCCTTCCCCCGCTCCGTGGTGGAGTTCCTGCAGGGCTACATTGGCATTCCCCACGGGGGGTTCCCTGAGCCCTTTCGCTCTAAG GTGCTAAAGGACCTGCCGAGGGTGGAGGGGCGGCCTGgagcctccctcccacccctggaTCTGCAGATGCTGGAGAAGGAGCTGATAGAGCAGCATGGCGAGGAGGTGACCCCAGAGGATGTGCTCTCGGCGGCCATATATCCGGATGTCTTTGCCCACTTCAAGGACTTCACGGCTACTTTTGGCCCCCTGGACAGCCTCAATACCCGCCTCTTCCTGCAGGGACCCAGAATTGCGGAGGAGTTTGAG GTGGAGCTGGAGCGGGGCAAGACACTGCACATCAAAGCCCTCGCCGTGAGTGACCTGAACCGGGCTGGCCAGAGGCAGGTCTTCTTTGAGCTCAACGGACAACTGCGGTCCATTCTGGTCAAGGACACTCAGGCCATGAAG